From the genome of Magnolia sinica isolate HGM2019 chromosome 12, MsV1, whole genome shotgun sequence:
ttttatATCGTAGTATAGAAATGAAAACAGAATGGtaactttgagatttttaaaGTGCATGACGGTGATGCATTCTCCGGTATCTGTGATattattgatgatatcaatacatgtttccATCTCCCAGGACTCCAATACATGTAAAGATaacaatattttgaacactggttggAATTGAGGACCTGATCTTTTTGGAGGTGTGGGAAAAGATTTCTGATCTTTCACGACTTGAGATTTCCTTCCAAAATGTATCTGGAAGCTAATTACACAGCAGGCCATTAGCCAAGGATGGAGCTTTTTATGAGATAATTGCTGATAATTGGGTCTCTATCTTGCTCTTGAAAATTTGTGCTTTTCTCTGATTTGCACTGTGCATATTGTTTCTtttccttgattagtaaattatGTTCATTTAAactatataaaatatttttatttaatataaaaaaattgaaaaatctacAAATACTTTTTGTTGCTTATTTGATTCTTGTCTGTGGACAGCTTTGTCTGGTATTTGCACATGGTGTTCTTCTCTTTGTTGTATTGCTATCATGATTTTTTCCTTGCATGggcaagggttttttttttttcctgatgttTCTGTGGAACTACTCTACATATGTTTTCTTCTCTTTGGATAATCTGGCCATTGGTTCCTATCTATTGTTAATCTAAgggtccttttaaaaaaataatctattTCTTTGTCATATTAATCTCCTTGTATATGCTATTGTGGTAACTCATGCCAtttttggaggtttttttttatttaaattttttaaattttattgttattattattaatttttttataaaagctAATTGCTAATGTATTTTTCATATTGTTCATGACTGGTCAGTTCTGGTGTCCCCATAACCGGGCCATGTTCTTCAAGGGATTCATATTATTACATTTCAATTCTGTGCATAACTTTGTCATTGCTTGCACCATGTGCTCCTCTCTTTTACCTTCTATTTTGTCAGCGTGCCTATGTGACCTGTGTATTGATCTTGAGCTTATTTCTCATTCATTTGGTTTCAGTTTCAGTGAAAACATTATCACCGATCCTGGTTTTGTGGATATATTTCCAGCCTCACAAATTCCGAAACATATGCAACATCTTCTTAAGCCCATTTATCGCACCATGATTGGTGCATCAAAGGAACCACTAGGATCAAGAGATACGGTAAAAGAAAAGGGATTCCGTGTGACAACAGATCCGGGTACTCTATCCTCTATACTGAAATGGGCATCAGATGCTGAGGTACCTCTGGTGTAGTTAGCTTGTTATATTTGTCTTAAGTTGATGTCTTCCTCTATCTCTTAATagtaatcttaatttttttttttttaaatagcaaTATGATGCAGGACCATTCAATCATCTAATGGGAGATCACAAGTGGTCCCATTGCTGGTCGATTGAAGTTCATGGCCATCCACAACTGTCCAATTGAAAATCTTGGCCACTTCAGAAGCCCAAATCAAGCTAATGAAAGATAAGGACCCTATCAACGGTCCTGTCGAATGATCTCGACGAGATCAATGGTCCAAttgacatgtgggccccacaaggttaATCTGATGGCTCAAAAATAACCATTGTTTGGACTGGGATTTACAAGTCCAACCGGGTACTGTAAACACCTTTATATACAAACCATATAGATTTTTATGAGTTCCTGCAACTATATGGGCCATATACACCATATAGCTAGGTATATATCCAATAGACTCGTAGAGAGATCTGGTGAGTAGAACCCTTCATTTAGTTTCATTTAGCATCTCTTTTTAGTGCAAGTTCGAGACAATTTAGAAATATTTCTTTTTCGTGGGCCAATAGGATTGAAGTAttgtcttcttttatttttaggagTTGTATAAAGCTATATATACATAGCCATTATACAGATCTATATTGATTATTTGATCAAATGAAAGCTTTTTGCTTCTTTCTGTTCATATCCAGTTTCAAAATTTTAACCGTGGCTATATTGTTCATTttgtttttttctccttttttttttcgtgTTAATTCAAGTTCTTGGAATATTTTGGGATTTCTTTACAGGTCAGGAAACAATCATACATATCAGGAAATTCAGTTCCGCATGCAAACCTTGGTGTCCTTGATAAGCTTATTGCAGCTCGTCATGAGCTTGCAGAGGTTACATTTCCTTCACTTCAACCCATCATTCAATATCTTTAGTTTTGAAAGTTTGGCGATTTTCCACAATTTCTGTGCTAAATCAAAATTGAAAATCTGTTCTCTAAGCTGATTCTTTTATGTTATAAAccagtaattttttattttattttattttgttgttgtctTTTGTATGCAGATAATGGGGTATAAATCTTACGCTCAATTTGCAGTTCATCCGAATATTGCATCATCACGAGATGTTGTGATGCCCTTTTTGCTTGATTTAAGCAAGATTATTACGCATAAGGCTGATGAGGTAAATTTGTGTCCTTTCTTGGGTGTAGTTTTGATCGTTTTCCCAATTTTTTCAGTTGTAGAGTGTGAAGTTTTTCTGGTACTTTCTGGATGTCTTTTTTCCCCTTGTAGGAGTTTAAGGCAATTAGGGATTTCAAGAGGAAAATATGCAATGAAGATTGTGCAGACTTGGAGCCATGGGATGAAGCTTATTTCACGGGAATGATGAAGTCTTCTACCTTCAAGTTAGACTCCTCCGCAAGTTGAACCATTGTTGTTTCATGAACTTTACTTGCTTTCTTGTGGCACAACTCCTTGCGTGATTTGAGCCTTAGATGTCTTTTcaaccaaacttgaaaacccaaacctaaatccgatcccgaacttgaacccgatttcttaaacttaaaccttaacctattctcaattccctaaagttataacctgtaacctaaaccttaacctaaacctataacctacacttataacctaaacgtaaaacctaaatctaaacctaaacctaaaacttaaacctataatctaaacctataacctacaacattaacataaacctataacctaaacctataacctacaacattaacataaacttataacctccaacattaacttaaacttatacttataacctaaacctattctcaaatccctaaacctataacctaaacctaaacctaaacctaaaacctaaatgtattctcaaatccttaaacttaaacctaaacttaatcctaatctcaactccctaacctaaacttaaacttaaacttgaaaatccaaacctaaactcgatcccgaacccgaactcgatttcctaaacctaaaccttaacctattctcaattccctaaagctataacctataacctataacctaaacctaaaaattaacCTAACCCTacaacttaaacttaaaccttaacttaaacctaaacttataacctgaaacaattttgaatctaccatgaaggcatgagtaaggacctaggtgtgtgtgcacagtcggtgatgtgttcaccacactaaattttgtgagccccaccggGAAATagactatgaataattttttgtattttatttatgatgtatTTATGTATGGACGAATGtggtggataagattgtttgtgtttggatggatgtagtttatgtttggatggatttacgtattttggatttagatggatgtaaatgtgaatacgatgaaatatattacataacaggtgtatattaggaagaatatgatgacaTATACTGTAATAGGAAAAaagaagagacttttacctacgaaacgatCTCTTCCTCTACAGTCccattcgtaggtaaaagttttgaaaatatttttacctacgaaaaaatccGTAGGAAAAAGATTTGTATATAGCATTACTTACGAAaagattcgtaggtaaaagttttgaaaaatacttttacctacgaaacgatTCGCAGGTAAAAGTTTTATAAGTAGctttacctacaaaaatattagtaggtaaaatttttgaaaatatttttagttGCGAAATTATTTGTTGGTAAaggttttgaaaatatttttagctatgaaattattcgtaggtaaaagttttgaaaatatttttacctatgaaagtaTTCGCAGGTAAAAGTTTTATAAATACTTTTAACTACGAAATTATTCGTTGGTAAAGGTTTTGAAAATatcgaaaatattcgtaggtataaatcttgtaaatattt
Proteins encoded in this window:
- the LOC131220601 gene encoding mitochondrial intermediate peptidase, mitochondrial-like isoform X2, which gives rise to MTGQFWCPHNRAMFFKGFILLHFNSVHNFVIACTMCSSLLPSILSACLCDLCIDLELISHSFGFSFSENIITDPGFVDIFPASQIPKHMQHLLKPIYRTMIGASKEPLGSRDTVKEKGFRVTTDPGTLSSILKWASDAEVRKQSYISGNSVPHANLGVLDKLIAARHELAEIMGYKSYAQFAVHPNIASSRDVVMPFLLDLSKIITHKADEEFKAIRDFKRKICNEDCADLEPWDEAYFTGMMKSSTFKLDSSAS
- the LOC131220601 gene encoding mitochondrial intermediate peptidase, mitochondrial-like isoform X1, translated to MTGQFWCPHNRAMFFKGFILLHFNSVHNFVIACTMCSSLLPSILSACLCDLCIDLELISHSFGFSFSENIITDPGFVDIFPASQIPKHMQHLLKPIYRTMIGASKEPLGSRDTVKEKGFRVTTDPGTLSSILKWASDAEFLEYFGISLQVRKQSYISGNSVPHANLGVLDKLIAARHELAEIMGYKSYAQFAVHPNIASSRDVVMPFLLDLSKIITHKADEEFKAIRDFKRKICNEDCADLEPWDEAYFTGMMKSSTFKLDSSAS